From one Lasioglossum baleicum chromosome 11, iyLasBale1, whole genome shotgun sequence genomic stretch:
- the LOC143213529 gene encoding protein sneaky, with protein sequence MENQTEIGRRVEIFKKAFFKYYLSHFPTLYHLCYDPIGTHKKTRAFVGFLFGFSKAVILYKWIIVDLRFDKYTSFVLAVILVTMLSIGCASSIQVRCVCTLTVPAFFGRSGRSMLRALVFGYIIAGPIFNMVYNAKEVVRTFACTSQLTYNLTKSRFDLMFKPFQQAVLQMKSDGEEIKDTLSSVRDLMSPIVEEIEGDEEMRRLNEENDYLDELQGDTKRSKEIEEKHEKKIEEAESAADVYEAKYKKKIEARCEEQLSRGSDRCREMFSDAYDKCYDKVTIFVAWLLCWPMKLTFVCNLVQALGGSSICDPEGKVDSGIGEGYSALKSARDEFSRSLKDAKLQYKIKKPAVILDLQDSVYAAKAVVHQFTTRARLFESVMTIIRRCLSFVFLKIIFNAQSYHDKYLDDIEHDNVYVTPYFRRIDARRKARGSITLLPLKKIEKKKFIDPYSWKPGTAERLNLTGQMVKLLLEIITASIFVILDSLFYEVLDTVRRHALIEYTQVGHHDLSLEIRGTGVIATLIRSAIRGFNVKKHIKTVTSNSACLPRPSKLEGYVLFKIYGTFFAIFLLIIGSVYTQRTRRGICSYFYRKREKRRTLYLYNESLRRRIGFARFMKARVKRLVRTRRLEYEVDFWMTLRLRWPRQFNWLKMFACARDRCLICDEVEPRKGPEHRKCTTPGCPFVHCAECWRDVGKICYACAEWPDTDSEEYDSQYF encoded by the exons ATGGAGAATCAAACTGAGATTGGCCGACGAGTGGAGATATTTAAAAAGGCTTTCTTCAAATATTATTTGAGTCACTTTCCAACCTTGTACCACCTTTGTTACGACCCCATTGGCACCCACAAGAAAACGCGTGCCTTTGTAGGCTTTCTTTTTGGTTTCTCTAAGGCTGTTATCTTATACAAATGGATTATTGTAGACCTACGTTTCGATAAGTATACTAGTTTCGTTCTGGCCGTTATACTTGTCACGATGCTGTCTATTGGATGTGCTTCGTCTATTCAG GTGAGATGCGTTTGCACGCTGACGGTACCTGCTTTTTTCGGTCGCTCGGGACGCAGTATGCTAAGAGCATTAGTTTTTGGTTACATAATAGCTGGACCAATCTTTAACATGGTGTACAATGCAAAAGAAGTGGTGAGAACGTTCGCTTGCACTTCCCAGTTGACGTACAATCTCACGAAATCGAGATTCGACTTGATGTTCAAGCCATTTCAACAG GCTGTTCTTCAAATGAAATCCGATGGAGAGGAGATAAAGGATACTCTATCATCTGTGAGGGACCTAATGAGTCCCATCGTCGAGGAAATTGAGGGTGATGAGGAAATGCGGCGATTGAACGAGGAAAACGATTACCTGGATGAATTACAAGGTGATACGAAGAGGAGCAAGGAAATTGAAGAGAAGCATgagaagaaaatcgaagaagCCGAATCGGCGGCCGATGTGTACGAAGCGAAGTACAAGAAGAAGATAGAGGCTAGATGCGAGGAGCAACTTAGTAGGGGTTCGGACAGATGTAG GGAAATGTTCAGTGATGCTTACGATAAGTGTTATGACAAAGTGACTATATTCGTCGCATGGCTTCTTTGTTGGCCTATGAAGCTGACGTTCGTTTGCAACCTGGTCCAAGCTTTGGGAGGTTCCAGCATTTGTGATCCTGAAGGCAAGGTTGACAGCGGCATTGGTGAAGGCTATTCCGCCTTAAAAA GTGCACGGGACGAGTTCAGCAGAAGCCTCAAAGACGCCAAACTACAATACAAAATAAAGAAACCTGCAGTGATCCTAGATCTCCAGGACTCCGTCTACGCAGCTAAAGCAGTTGTCCATCAATTCACAACGAGAGCCAGGCTCTTCGAATCTGTAATGACCATTATAAGAAGATGCTTGTCTTTCGTATTCCTGAAAATCATTTTCAACGCTCAAAGCTACCACGACAAATACTTGGATGACATCGAGCATGATAATGTCTACGTGACGCCATATTTTCGGAGGATCGATGCTAGAAGAAAAGCTCGAGGAAGTATAACTCTGTTGCCGCTGAAGAAGATTGAGAAGAAGAAGTTCATAGATCCTTATAGCTGGAAGCCGGGCACTGCTGAAAGATTAAATCTGACTGGCCAGATGGTTAAATTGCTGCTCGAAATAATTACTGCTAGCATTTTCGTTATCTTGGATAGCTTGTTCTATGAGGTGCTGGACACGGTTAGGAGACATGCTCTTATAGAGTACACTCAG GTAGGTCACCATGATTTGTCTTTGGAGATCAGAGGCACAGGAGTGATAGCAACATTGATAAGAAGCGCAATCCGCGGGTTCAACGTGAAGAAGCACATCAAGACGGTGACCTCGAACAGCGCCTGTCTGCCAAGACCGTCGAAACTGGAGGGCTACGTGCTCTTCAAGATCTACGGGACGTTCTTCGCAATTTTTCTACTGATCATTGGCTCCGTTTACACGCAGAGGACACGTCGAGGTATCTGCTCGTACTTCTACCGGAAACGAGAAAAGAGGAGAACGCTGTACTTATACAACGAGAGCCTGCGAAGGCGGATCGGTTTCGCGAGATTCATGAAGGCGAGGGTGAAGAGGTTGGTCAGGACTCGTCGTCTGGAGTACGAAGTCGATTTCTGGATGACTCTGAGACTGAGATGGCCGAGACAATTTAATTGGTTGAAGATGTTTGCGTGTGCCAGGGATAGATGTTTAATTTGCGACGAGGTAGAGCCTAGGAAAGGGCCGGAACATAGAAAATGTACAACACCTGGGTGTCCTTTTGTCCATTGCGCTGAATGTTGGAGGGATGTTGGGAAAATTTGCTACGCTTGTGCTGAGTGGCCGGACACTGACTCTGAGGAGTACGATTCGCAGTATTTTTAG
- the LOC143213524 gene encoding uncharacterized protein LOC143213524 isoform X1, with translation MKRERKWCGSSLGQHRPRGPPPARRASLLSSTLEIQKDGDHPGRLTPLPYPQRGIDLAESGAREGCPGENQKETEIEQQHGSPRRTNPESMSSAGVLFDPEHPYEEVTTRDLTENGTMGSVLRTDLGENWTMRCLGLMSSYQRNLG, from the exons ATGAAGAGGGAGAGGAAATGGTGTGGCAGTTCTCTGGGACAGCATCGTCCCCGTGGCCCTCCTCCTGCGAGAAGAGCCAGTCTTCTCTCCTCGACCCTCGAAATCCAGAAA GACGGGGACCACCCAGGTCGACTGACGCCTCTGCCGTATCCTCAACGTGGAATTGACTTAGCGGAATCCGGGGCGAGGGAAGGCTGCCCAGGCGAAAATCAGAAAGAAACAGAGATAGAGCAG CAGCACGGCTCCCCACGCAGGACGAACCCGGAGTCAATGAGCAGCGCCGGCGTCTTATTCGATCCCGAACATCCCTACGAAGAAGTCACCACCCGCGATTTGACAGAGAATGGAACGATGGGATCAGTGTTGCGAACTGATTTGGGGGAAAACTGGACTATGCGGTGCCTAGGTTTGATGTCTTCATACCAGAGAAATCTTGGGTAG
- the Csp4 gene encoding chemosensory protein 4 → MISERRNEVRISSRKMKNILTVLVFAVCLLLSEAEDKYTTKYDDVDIDSVLSSERLLNGYVNCLLDRGSCTPDASELKKNLPDGLEHDCSACSEKQKEVADKVSHYLIDHRSEDWSLLEAKYDPTGAYRQRYLASQAKEKAID, encoded by the exons ATGATCAGTGAGAGAAGAAACGAGGTTCGAATCTCTTCAAGAAAAATGAAGAACATCTTGACCGTTCTTGTATTCGCGGTTTGTCTTCTGCTTTCCGAGGCTGAGGACAAGTATACTACGAAATACGACGATGTCGATATCGATTCGGTTCTTAGCAGTGAGAGACTTCTGAATGGATACGTCAACTGTCTGCTGGACCGTGGTTCTTGCACTCCTGATGCGTCTGAACTAAAAA aGAACTTGCCAGACGGTCTGGAACACGACTGTTCAGCTTGCAGCGAGAAACAGAAGGAAGTCGCAGACAAGGTGTCGCATTATTTAATTGATCACAGATCCGAAGATTGGAGTCTTCTCGAAGCGAAGTATGATCCGACTGGAGCCTATAGACAACGTTATCTCGCGTCTCAAGCTAAAGAAAAAGCGATAGATTAA
- the Csp3 gene encoding chemosensory protein 3: MKYGLLCLFALVAIAYVSARPEETKYTNKFDNIDVDQILRSDRLLKNYYKCLMDEGRCTSEGTELKRVLPDALATECAKCTEKQREVTEKVVKFLVDHKPEMWSKLSKKYDPDGKYKTKYEKEAEKHGIKV; encoded by the exons ATGAAATACGGATTACTCTGTTTGTTCGCCCTCGTGGCAATCGCCTACGTGTCTGCTCGTCCCGAAGAGACCAAGTACACTAACAAATTTGACAACATCGATGTGGACCAAATTCTTCGCAGCGATCGTCTTCTGAAGAACTACTATAAATGTTTGATGGACGAGGGAAGGTGTACTTCGGAGGGCACTGAACTTAAAC GAGTCCTGCCCGACGCCTTAGCCACCGAGTGCGCCAAGTGTACAGAGAAGCAAAGGGAAGTGACAGAGAAGGTTGTGAAATTCCTGGTGGATCACAAGCCGGAGATGTGGAGCAAGCTGTCGAAGAAGTACGATCCCGATGGCAAGTACAAGACCAAGTACGAGAAGGAAGCGGAGAAGCACGGCATCAAAGTTTGA
- the LOC143213524 gene encoding uncharacterized protein LOC143213524 isoform X2 produces MKRERKWCGSSLGQHRPRGPPPARRASLLSSTLEIQKDGDHPGRLTPLPYPQRGIDLAESGAREGCPGENQKETEIEQHGSPRRTNPESMSSAGVLFDPEHPYEEVTTRDLTENGTMGSVLRTDLGENWTMRCLGLMSSYQRNLG; encoded by the exons ATGAAGAGGGAGAGGAAATGGTGTGGCAGTTCTCTGGGACAGCATCGTCCCCGTGGCCCTCCTCCTGCGAGAAGAGCCAGTCTTCTCTCCTCGACCCTCGAAATCCAGAAA GACGGGGACCACCCAGGTCGACTGACGCCTCTGCCGTATCCTCAACGTGGAATTGACTTAGCGGAATCCGGGGCGAGGGAAGGCTGCCCAGGCGAAAATCAGAAAGAAACAGAGATAGAGCAG CACGGCTCCCCACGCAGGACGAACCCGGAGTCAATGAGCAGCGCCGGCGTCTTATTCGATCCCGAACATCCCTACGAAGAAGTCACCACCCGCGATTTGACAGAGAATGGAACGATGGGATCAGTGTTGCGAACTGATTTGGGGGAAAACTGGACTATGCGGTGCCTAGGTTTGATGTCTTCATACCAGAGAAATCTTGGGTAG